Proteins encoded together in one Paracidovorax wautersii window:
- a CDS encoding tripartite tricarboxylate transporter substrate binding protein: protein MPCTLPLSTRRAALRLITLSALCAAAAGSAVAQSTPATPGWPTKPLRIVVGFPPGSSPDLTARTFSEPLAQAIGQPVIVENKVGAGGNIGADAVAKATDGHTIGLFINGNMTIARLINPAVPYDPQKDLAPLSLIGVSPLVLTAPVGQSGVPATGDARAFLEAARQAGDRWSYGTPGVGTVGHLGTELLKARAGIAPVHVPYPGYPQVATAMLGGQLQMALLPPALALAQERTGKLRLIGVTSAGRSTLAPGVPSLAEAGVKDLNLEIWNAFAAPASMPAPVRARLSAAIVEIARSPDIRAKLFQQGWQAVGSSAEGLANRIQADTATMGRVIREQKIRAE from the coding sequence ATGCCCTGCACCCTGCCCTTGTCCACCCGCCGCGCCGCACTGCGGCTGATCACGCTCTCTGCCCTCTGTGCCGCAGCCGCGGGCAGCGCTGTCGCGCAGTCCACGCCTGCCACCCCGGGCTGGCCGACCAAGCCGCTGCGCATCGTCGTGGGCTTTCCGCCCGGGTCCTCGCCCGACCTCACCGCGCGCACGTTCTCGGAGCCGCTGGCGCAGGCGATCGGCCAGCCGGTGATCGTCGAGAACAAGGTGGGCGCGGGCGGCAACATCGGCGCCGACGCCGTGGCCAAGGCCACCGACGGCCACACCATCGGCCTGTTCATCAACGGCAACATGACCATCGCTCGGCTCATCAACCCGGCCGTGCCGTACGACCCGCAGAAGGACCTGGCGCCGCTGAGCCTGATCGGCGTCTCGCCGCTGGTGCTGACCGCGCCGGTCGGCCAGAGCGGCGTGCCCGCCACCGGCGATGCACGCGCCTTCCTGGAAGCCGCGCGCCAGGCCGGCGACCGCTGGAGCTACGGCACGCCGGGCGTGGGCACCGTCGGCCACCTGGGCACCGAGCTGCTCAAGGCCCGCGCGGGCATCGCCCCGGTGCACGTGCCCTACCCCGGCTACCCACAGGTGGCCACGGCCATGCTGGGCGGGCAGCTGCAGATGGCCCTGCTGCCGCCGGCGCTGGCGCTGGCCCAGGAGCGCACGGGCAAGCTGCGCCTGATCGGCGTGACCTCCGCCGGCCGCAGCACGCTGGCGCCCGGCGTGCCCAGCCTGGCTGAAGCAGGTGTGAAGGATCTGAACCTGGAGATCTGGAACGCCTTCGCCGCGCCCGCCTCCATGCCGGCGCCCGTGCGGGCCCGCCTGTCGGCCGCCATCGTGGAGATCGCACGCAGCCCGGACATCCGCGCCAAGCTGTTCCAGCAGGGCTGGCAGGCGGTGGGCAGTTCGGCCGAAGGCCTGGCCAACCGCATCCAGGCGGACACCGCCACCATGGGCCGGGTGATCCGCGAGCAGAAGATCCGCGCCGAATAG
- a CDS encoding oxidoreductase, with protein MPSFRIAVIGAGQTGAPLLQQLLEAPFVELAGVADLDLDMPGIALARQHGVAVTTQFLDLLGAGTPVDIVIDVTGQSAVRDALRKHMVDSGNTHTVIMHERIALLLMSLSAGQHVSGKHGDLAYA; from the coding sequence ATGCCTTCCTTCCGCATCGCTGTCATCGGCGCCGGCCAGACCGGCGCTCCCCTCTTGCAACAGCTGCTGGAGGCTCCCTTCGTCGAGCTGGCCGGTGTGGCCGACCTCGATCTGGACATGCCGGGCATCGCCCTGGCGCGCCAGCACGGCGTGGCGGTCACCACCCAGTTTCTGGACCTGCTGGGTGCCGGCACGCCGGTGGACATCGTCATCGACGTGACCGGCCAGAGCGCCGTGCGCGACGCCCTGCGCAAGCACATGGTGGACAGCGGCAACACCCACACGGTGATCATGCATGAGCGCATCGCGCTGCTGCTGATGTCGCTGTCGGCCGGCCAGCATGTGTCCGGCAAGCACGGCGATCTGGCCTACGCCTGA
- a CDS encoding Crp/Fnr family transcriptional regulator — MTHTDEPARKTCPDCACQPQCLLGRQDDAVREAWAPFITERRFRKGEVLQRQGDGNATLQVVKVGTLIQHRRGEDGVDRPVGMAGCGQALGVPALLAHPAELTSVAVMPGRVCEVDAAAVTRRGLVTADFLTELAREQMQAHSRLADWARIMHVRGVTGQLAGALLQLADIQRSTLVRLPSHTVLASLLATTRETIARALAALALQQGIVRHDRWHCAIQRDALVELSRGGRQLPRPQRAAGAAALATETPPPAARAAAAAPARSTAAGSAGRSRAAPSLHRHPAAAAAFQG, encoded by the coding sequence ATGACACATACCGACGAGCCGGCCCGCAAAACCTGTCCTGACTGCGCCTGCCAGCCACAATGCCTGCTGGGCCGCCAGGACGACGCGGTGCGCGAAGCCTGGGCGCCCTTCATCACGGAGCGGCGTTTCCGCAAGGGCGAGGTGCTGCAGCGCCAGGGCGACGGCAACGCGACGCTGCAGGTCGTGAAAGTGGGCACGCTGATCCAGCACCGCCGTGGCGAGGACGGCGTGGACCGGCCCGTGGGCATGGCCGGCTGCGGCCAGGCCCTGGGCGTGCCAGCCCTGCTGGCCCATCCCGCCGAGCTGACCAGCGTGGCCGTCATGCCAGGACGCGTGTGCGAGGTGGACGCGGCCGCGGTGACGCGGCGTGGCCTGGTGACGGCGGACTTCCTCACCGAGCTGGCGCGCGAGCAGATGCAGGCCCACTCCCGGCTGGCGGACTGGGCGCGCATCATGCACGTGCGCGGCGTGACGGGGCAGCTCGCCGGTGCGCTGCTGCAGCTGGCCGACATCCAGCGCAGCACGCTGGTGCGCCTGCCCAGCCACACGGTGCTGGCTTCGCTGCTGGCGACCACCCGCGAGACCATCGCCCGCGCCCTGGCGGCGCTGGCGCTGCAGCAAGGCATCGTGCGGCATGACCGGTGGCACTGCGCCATCCAGCGCGACGCACTGGTGGAGCTTTCGCGCGGGGGCCGGCAACTGCCGCGACCGCAGCGCGCCGCAGGGGCCGCTGCGCTGGCCACCGAGACCCCGCCGCCCGCAGCGCGCGCCGCCGCCGCGGCGCCGGCACGCAGTACCGCGGCCGGCAGCGCGGGGCGCAGCCGTGCGGCGCCATCGCTGCACCGCCATCCCGCCGCGGCCGCAGCCTTCCAGGGCTGA
- a CDS encoding EAL domain-containing protein has protein sequence MTAVTAPVLPPPDQDSLLAQAALEAAPDGILLADRQGRILVANPAMEAISGYTLAQLRGQSIDMLVPAAVRGQHAAQMQSYLDHPSRRPMGMGRDLWLSRRDGSQVPVDVALGHSDVCGGTVVAFVRDISDMRQLEARMHYQATHDTLTGLLNRWQFGQRLEQTIAEAQRDGQHFALLLLDLDDFKAINDGYGHAAGDQVLLEAARRLKGALRPGDTLARLGGDEFTVLLAPLAHAQEAEQVAARLLQALCMPCQMHGFELNFGASMGIALFPGDARDAVTLMRYADMAMYHAKQHGRARYALYDPLMGERMAEKIRLHERLKLALAYGGLALHYQPQVDMGTGRMVSVEALVRWNDPQLGEVSPARFIPVAEATGLILALGAWVLDTACRQTAAWAQADMPLRVAVNLSAQQLRQADLVDQVARCLHRHGVPPGLLEVEVTESEAMADPQQARQVLMNLQALGVGVTLDDFGTGYSSLAYLQHLPVTRIKIDREFVRPVVHSASDATLVHAVIALAHTLGLKVVAEGVETPEQLRFLQREGCELFQGWLFSKAVPAEDIAQLYAAPCPSVNTAAAG, from the coding sequence TTGACCGCGGTTACTGCACCGGTGTTGCCGCCCCCCGACCAGGACAGCCTGCTGGCCCAGGCCGCGCTGGAGGCCGCGCCGGACGGCATCCTCCTGGCCGACCGCCAGGGGCGCATCCTGGTGGCCAACCCGGCCATGGAAGCCATCTCCGGCTACACCCTGGCACAGTTGCGCGGGCAATCCATCGACATGCTGGTGCCGGCGGCGGTGCGCGGGCAGCACGCCGCGCAGATGCAAAGCTATCTCGACCACCCGAGCCGGCGTCCCATGGGCATGGGCCGCGATCTGTGGCTTTCGCGCCGGGACGGCTCGCAGGTGCCCGTGGACGTCGCGCTGGGTCATTCCGACGTGTGCGGCGGCACCGTGGTGGCTTTCGTGCGCGACATCTCCGACATGCGGCAGCTGGAAGCGCGCATGCACTACCAGGCCACGCACGACACGCTCACCGGCCTGCTCAACCGCTGGCAGTTCGGCCAGCGGCTGGAGCAGACCATCGCCGAGGCGCAGCGCGACGGCCAGCACTTCGCGCTGCTGCTGCTCGACCTGGACGACTTCAAGGCCATCAACGACGGCTACGGCCACGCCGCGGGCGACCAGGTGCTGCTGGAGGCCGCCCGCCGCCTGAAGGGCGCGCTGCGGCCGGGCGACACGCTGGCGCGGCTGGGGGGCGACGAGTTCACCGTGCTGCTGGCGCCGCTGGCCCACGCGCAGGAGGCTGAGCAGGTCGCCGCGCGCCTGCTGCAGGCGCTGTGCATGCCCTGCCAGATGCACGGCTTCGAGCTGAACTTCGGCGCCAGCATGGGCATTGCGCTCTTCCCCGGCGACGCCCGCGACGCGGTCACGCTGATGCGCTACGCCGACATGGCGATGTACCACGCCAAGCAACACGGCCGCGCGCGCTACGCGCTGTACGACCCGCTGATGGGCGAACGCATGGCCGAGAAGATCCGCCTGCACGAGCGGCTCAAGCTGGCCCTCGCCTATGGCGGCCTGGCGCTGCACTATCAGCCGCAGGTGGACATGGGCACGGGGCGCATGGTGTCCGTGGAGGCGCTGGTGCGCTGGAACGACCCCCAGCTGGGCGAGGTCTCGCCGGCGCGCTTCATTCCGGTGGCCGAGGCCACCGGCCTGATCCTGGCGCTGGGCGCGTGGGTGCTGGACACCGCCTGCCGCCAGACCGCCGCCTGGGCGCAGGCGGACATGCCGTTGCGCGTGGCGGTCAACCTGTCGGCCCAGCAGCTGCGCCAGGCCGACCTGGTGGACCAGGTGGCGCGCTGCCTGCACAGGCACGGCGTGCCGCCCGGGCTGCTGGAGGTGGAGGTGACCGAATCCGAAGCCATGGCCGACCCACAGCAGGCGCGCCAGGTGCTGATGAACCTGCAGGCGCTGGGCGTGGGCGTGACGCTGGACGACTTCGGCACCGGCTACTCATCGCTGGCCTATCTGCAGCACCTGCCGGTGACGCGCATCAAGATCGACCGCGAGTTCGTCCGCCCGGTCGTGCACAGCGCCAGCGACGCCACCCTGGTGCATGCCGTGATCGCCCTGGCGCACACGCTGGGCCTGAAGGTGGTGGCCGAGGGGGTGGAAACGCCCGAGCAGCTGCGCTTTCTGCAGCGCGAGGGCTGCGAGCTGTTCCAGGGCTGGCTGTTCTCCAAGGCCGTGCCGGCCGAGGACATCGCCCAGCTGTACGCCGCGCCCTGCCCGTCGGTCAACACGGCCGCGGCCGGCTGA
- a CDS encoding SCO family protein, with product MDKRNALKRIAAGALLASAGGLLVACSKKGPEFKGVDVTGAEYARDLPLTDHNGQQRSLKDFAGKVVVVFFGYTQCPDVCPTSMVELAEVKRSLGKDGDRLQGIFVTVDPERDTPEILKAYMANFDPSFLALRGTPEQLASVAKDFKIYYKKVDGKTPTSYTMDHSAGSYVYDTQGRLRVYNRYGSGAQALASDVQALLNEAG from the coding sequence ATGGATAAACGCAACGCTCTTAAAAGAATAGCTGCAGGCGCTTTGCTGGCAAGCGCTGGAGGCCTTTTGGTGGCTTGCTCCAAGAAAGGCCCCGAGTTCAAGGGCGTGGACGTGACCGGCGCCGAGTACGCGCGCGACCTGCCGCTCACAGATCACAACGGCCAGCAGCGCAGCCTGAAGGACTTTGCCGGCAAGGTGGTGGTGGTGTTCTTCGGCTACACGCAATGCCCGGACGTGTGCCCCACCTCGATGGTGGAGCTGGCCGAGGTCAAGCGCTCGCTGGGCAAGGACGGCGACCGCCTGCAGGGCATCTTCGTTACCGTGGACCCGGAGCGCGACACGCCCGAGATCCTCAAGGCCTATATGGCCAACTTCGACCCGTCCTTCCTCGCTTTGCGCGGCACGCCCGAGCAGCTGGCCTCCGTGGCCAAGGACTTCAAGATCTACTACAAGAAGGTCGACGGCAAGACGCCCACCAGCTACACCATGGACCACTCCGCCGGCAGCTACGTGTACGACACGCAGGGCCGGCTGCGCGTCTACAACCGCTACGGCAGCGGCGCCCAGGCCCTGGCCTCGGACGTGCAGGCGCTGCTGAACGAGGCAGGCTGA
- the cyoE gene encoding heme o synthase has product MSAAPAPAPMPAGLPYAMPSRLSQFYALTKPRVVQLIVFCAFIGMVLAVPGLPTGPQWAHMALACLGIWLVAGAAAAFNCLVEQGIDAKMKRTAWRPTAKGELSNTQTLAFSAALCLAGSVLLYVWINPLTMWLTFATFVGYAVVYTVILKPLTPQNIVIGGASGAMPPVLGWSSMTGDVGPEALILFLIIFLWTPPHFWALALYRVEDYRKSGLPMLPVTHGNEFTRLQVFLYTLILFAGCLMPFVYGMSSWIYLAAAVVLGVGFCAYGYALWRDYSDALARKTFRFSLIHLSALFAALLVDHYVF; this is encoded by the coding sequence ATGAGTGCCGCTCCCGCCCCCGCGCCCATGCCTGCCGGCCTGCCGTACGCGATGCCGTCCAGGCTGTCCCAGTTCTACGCGCTGACCAAGCCCCGCGTGGTGCAGCTGATCGTCTTCTGCGCCTTCATCGGCATGGTGCTGGCCGTGCCCGGCCTGCCCACTGGCCCGCAGTGGGCGCACATGGCGCTGGCCTGCCTGGGCATCTGGCTGGTGGCGGGTGCCGCCGCGGCCTTCAACTGCCTGGTGGAGCAGGGTATCGACGCCAAGATGAAGCGCACCGCCTGGCGCCCCACGGCCAAGGGCGAGCTGTCCAACACGCAGACGCTGGCGTTTTCCGCCGCGCTGTGCCTGGCCGGCTCGGTGCTGCTGTACGTGTGGATCAACCCGCTGACCATGTGGCTCACCTTCGCCACCTTCGTGGGCTATGCCGTGGTCTACACCGTGATCCTCAAGCCGCTCACGCCGCAGAACATCGTGATCGGCGGGGCCTCGGGCGCCATGCCGCCGGTGCTGGGCTGGTCGTCCATGACGGGCGATGTGGGCCCCGAGGCACTGATCCTGTTCCTCATCATCTTCCTGTGGACGCCGCCGCACTTCTGGGCGCTGGCGCTGTACCGGGTCGAGGACTACCGCAAGTCCGGCCTGCCCATGCTGCCCGTCACCCATGGCAACGAGTTCACGCGGCTGCAGGTGTTCCTGTACACGCTGATCCTGTTCGCCGGCTGCCTCATGCCCTTCGTCTACGGCATGAGCTCGTGGATTTACCTGGCCGCTGCGGTCGTGCTGGGCGTGGGTTTCTGCGCCTACGGCTATGCGCTGTGGCGCGATTACTCCGATGCGCTGGCGCGCAAGACCTTCCGCTTCTCGCTGATCCACCTGAGCGCGCTGTTCGCCGCCTTGCTGGTGGACCACTACGTGTTTTGA
- a CDS encoding COX15/CtaA family protein, with protein MTDTAQPLYDLAPLLRLMLLGVVIALGPLLWVWLRNRGSTPVRHLQALTVLTLFLTFDLVMFGAFTRLTDSGLGCPDWPGCYGNASPVGARAEISAAQEAMPTGPVTHGKAWVEMIHRYLATGVGVLIIALTVGAWRQQRAARRGQGPAPALSPWWPTFTLFWVCLQGAFGALTVTMKLFPAIVTLHLIGGIVLLALLCVQAVRQTLSAQARALVALPGGLRALLWATTALVSAQIVLGGWVSTNYAVLACTTFPACQGSWWPDMAFAQGFQIWRPLGLLQDGSHISFAGLTAIHYVHRLAAYVVIGALALLVWRLRRAGALRDPARWLAGLTLLQFATGLSNVVLDWPLVAAVLHTGGAAALIVVLTWALAASRRGPVTGTAGVDKVPHPPHGGAEAAKIPV; from the coding sequence ATGACCGACACGGCGCAGCCGCTGTACGACCTGGCGCCCCTGCTGCGCCTGATGCTGCTGGGCGTGGTGATCGCCCTGGGCCCGCTGCTCTGGGTGTGGCTGCGCAACCGGGGCAGCACGCCCGTGCGCCACCTGCAGGCGCTGACGGTGCTCACGCTCTTCCTCACCTTCGACCTGGTGATGTTCGGCGCCTTCACGCGGCTCACCGATTCCGGCCTGGGCTGCCCCGACTGGCCGGGCTGCTACGGCAACGCCAGCCCCGTGGGCGCGCGGGCCGAGATTTCCGCCGCGCAGGAGGCCATGCCCACCGGCCCTGTCACGCACGGCAAGGCCTGGGTGGAGATGATCCACCGCTACCTGGCCACCGGCGTGGGCGTGCTCATCATCGCTCTCACCGTCGGCGCCTGGCGGCAGCAGCGGGCGGCCCGCCGCGGCCAGGGCCCCGCGCCCGCGCTCAGCCCGTGGTGGCCCACCTTCACGCTGTTCTGGGTGTGCCTGCAGGGGGCGTTCGGGGCGCTCACCGTCACCATGAAGCTGTTTCCCGCCATAGTCACGCTGCACCTGATCGGCGGCATCGTGCTGCTGGCCCTTCTGTGCGTGCAGGCCGTGCGGCAGACGCTGTCGGCCCAGGCGCGGGCGCTCGTGGCGCTGCCAGGGGGGCTGCGCGCGCTGCTCTGGGCGACCACCGCGCTGGTCTCCGCGCAGATCGTGCTGGGCGGCTGGGTGAGCACTAACTACGCCGTGCTGGCCTGCACCACCTTTCCGGCCTGCCAGGGCAGCTGGTGGCCCGACATGGCGTTCGCCCAGGGCTTCCAGATCTGGCGGCCGCTGGGCCTGCTGCAGGACGGCAGCCACATCAGCTTTGCCGGGCTCACGGCCATCCACTACGTGCACCGCCTGGCGGCCTACGTGGTGATCGGGGCGCTGGCGCTGCTGGTCTGGCGCCTGCGGCGCGCCGGCGCGCTGCGCGACCCGGCCCGCTGGCTGGCCGGGCTGACGCTGCTGCAGTTCGCCACCGGGCTGTCCAATGTGGTGCTGGACTGGCCCCTGGTGGCCGCCGTGCTGCACACGGGCGGCGCCGCGGCCTTGATCGTGGTGCTGACCTGGGCCCTGGCGGCCAGCCGCCGCGGGCCGGTTACCGGCACGGCCGGGGTGGACAAGGTGCCGCACCCCCCACACGGCGGCGCCGAAGCGGCGAAAATCCCGGTATGA
- a CDS encoding SURF1 family protein produces the protein MNPAASSFRFWLITLAALATMAATASLGRWQLSRAAQKEALQAAIDARQALPPVEVAQLRSAAATPARNPGAAAPEVQALLHRQAQLRGQWVGNATVFLDNRQMQGRPGFYVVTPLRLEGSQATVLVQRGWVPRDFQDRTRLPDVPTPAGPVQVAGRLAPEPSRLYALGAAGADEGASRIRQNLDLGAYAAETGLALLPLSVLQTGGPGDGLQRDWPVIDSGVDKHYGYAFQWFGLCGLVAILYVWFQIVRRFLRPRRQPSA, from the coding sequence GTGAACCCCGCCGCCTCGTCCTTCCGCTTCTGGCTCATCACCCTGGCCGCATTGGCCACGATGGCCGCCACGGCCTCGCTCGGGCGCTGGCAGCTCTCGCGTGCCGCGCAGAAAGAGGCGCTGCAGGCCGCCATCGACGCGCGCCAGGCGCTGCCGCCGGTGGAGGTCGCACAGCTGCGGTCGGCCGCGGCAACCCCTGCGCGCAACCCGGGCGCGGCCGCGCCCGAAGTGCAGGCCTTGCTGCACCGCCAGGCCCAGTTGCGCGGGCAGTGGGTGGGCAACGCGACCGTGTTCCTCGACAACCGCCAGATGCAGGGCCGCCCGGGCTTCTACGTGGTGACGCCGCTGCGGCTGGAGGGCTCGCAGGCCACCGTGCTGGTGCAGCGCGGCTGGGTGCCGCGCGACTTCCAGGACCGCACCCGGCTGCCCGACGTGCCCACGCCCGCCGGCCCGGTGCAGGTGGCGGGCCGGCTGGCGCCGGAGCCGTCGCGCCTGTATGCGCTGGGCGCTGCCGGGGCGGACGAAGGGGCTTCGCGCATCCGGCAGAATCTGGACCTCGGCGCCTATGCGGCCGAGACGGGGCTGGCGCTGCTGCCGCTGTCGGTGCTGCAGACCGGCGGCCCCGGCGACGGGCTGCAGCGGGACTGGCCCGTGATCGACAGCGGCGTCGACAAGCACTACGGCTACGCATTCCAATGGTTCGGGCTTTGCGGCCTGGTGGCAATCCTCTATGTCTGGTTCCAAATCGTCCGACGCTTCCTTCGCCCACGGCGCCAGCCATCCGCCTGA
- a CDS encoding twin transmembrane helix small protein produces MKYAVALAFLAILASLGSALFFMMRTGRNDKARSGHMARALAVRVGLSIVLFLCLLAAYKLGYIQPTGLPATR; encoded by the coding sequence ATGAAATACGCAGTGGCACTGGCTTTCCTGGCGATCCTGGCCAGCCTGGGGTCGGCGCTCTTCTTCATGATGCGCACCGGCCGCAACGACAAGGCCCGCAGCGGCCACATGGCGCGCGCCCTGGCCGTGCGCGTCGGGCTGTCGATTGTGCTCTTCCTGTGCCTGCTGGCTGCCTACAAGCTGGGCTACATCCAGCCGACCGGCCTGCCCGCCACCCGCTGA
- a CDS encoding cytochrome c oxidase subunit 3 has protein sequence MSAPTPGTTPYYYVPAESRHPVMAAAGLFFVILGAGQWINGHDWGKYSLIFGLAWWLFVLYQWFRDAARESEGGLYGHKIDLSYRWSMSWFIFSEVMFFGAFFTALWWARSHSVPALGSLDNALLWPDFKAVWPSVAAGMTAAPAGTVEPFQTVGPFWLPTINTALLLTSGVTLTIAHHALRENHRGKTIAFMWATVLLGFVFLCVQGYEYYHLYTDLNLKLNSGVFGSTFFMLTGFHGFHVFLGMLMLLVITLRLHKGHFTADKHFGFEGAAWYWHFVDVVWLGLYVLVYWM, from the coding sequence ATGAGCGCACCCACCCCTGGCACCACGCCTTACTACTACGTACCGGCCGAGTCGCGCCACCCCGTGATGGCGGCGGCGGGGCTGTTCTTCGTGATCCTGGGCGCAGGCCAATGGATCAACGGCCATGACTGGGGCAAGTATTCGCTGATCTTCGGCCTGGCCTGGTGGCTGTTCGTGCTGTACCAGTGGTTCCGCGATGCCGCGCGCGAGAGCGAGGGCGGCCTGTACGGACACAAGATCGACCTCTCGTACCGCTGGAGCATGAGCTGGTTTATCTTCTCTGAGGTGATGTTCTTCGGCGCCTTCTTCACCGCGCTGTGGTGGGCCCGCTCGCACTCGGTGCCGGCGCTGGGCAGCCTGGACAACGCGCTGCTGTGGCCCGACTTCAAGGCCGTGTGGCCCAGCGTGGCCGCCGGCATGACCGCGGCGCCGGCCGGCACCGTCGAGCCCTTCCAGACCGTCGGTCCCTTCTGGCTGCCCACCATCAACACCGCGCTGCTGCTCACCTCGGGCGTGACGCTCACCATCGCCCACCATGCGCTGCGCGAGAACCACCGCGGCAAGACCATCGCCTTCATGTGGGCGACGGTGCTGCTGGGCTTCGTCTTCCTGTGCGTGCAGGGCTACGAGTACTACCACCTCTACACCGACCTGAACCTCAAGCTCAACTCGGGGGTGTTCGGCTCCACCTTCTTCATGCTCACCGGCTTCCACGGCTTCCACGTGTTCCTGGGCATGCTGATGCTGCTGGTGATCACGCTGCGCCTGCACAAGGGGCACTTCACGGCCGACAAGCACTTCGGCTTCGAGGGGGCCGCCTGGTACTGGCACTTCGTGGACGTGGTCTGGCTGGGCCTGTACGTGCTGGTCTACTGGATGTGA
- a CDS encoding DUF2970 domain-containing protein codes for MNGPAGSSQRPPAPQRKGSLLRTIRAVAWSFIGLRKGSEYRQDLEKINPIHVVIVGLLAAFLFVAALIALVRWIA; via the coding sequence GTGAACGGGCCCGCCGGATCGTCGCAGCGCCCGCCTGCGCCGCAGCGCAAGGGCTCGCTGCTGCGCACCATCCGCGCGGTGGCGTGGTCCTTCATCGGGCTGCGCAAGGGGTCGGAGTACCGGCAGGACCTGGAGAAGATCAATCCCATCCACGTCGTCATCGTCGGCCTGCTGGCCGCGTTCCTGTTCGTGGCGGCGCTGATCGCGCTGGTGCGATGGATCGCATGA
- a CDS encoding cytochrome c oxidase assembly protein, translating into MSLRRENFRMVGKLAVISVGMFAFGYVLIPIYKHICEMTGINILSLSERQVPGNGVAGKDVRVPANTQVDTSRTITVEFDANARGPWDFKPAQRSIKVHPGELTTVMYEFQNIQNRRMAAQAIPSYAPRQAAAHFNKLECFCFNQYTLEPGEKREWPVAFVIDPKLSKDVTTITLSYTFFEVGGKTPPAPESTAALPAAATAEAGS; encoded by the coding sequence ATGAGCTTGCGCCGCGAGAACTTCCGCATGGTGGGCAAGCTGGCCGTGATCTCGGTCGGGATGTTCGCCTTCGGCTACGTGCTGATCCCGATCTACAAGCACATCTGCGAGATGACGGGCATCAACATCCTGTCGCTCTCCGAACGCCAGGTGCCGGGCAACGGCGTGGCCGGCAAGGACGTCAGGGTGCCGGCCAACACGCAGGTGGACACCAGCCGCACCATCACCGTGGAGTTCGATGCCAACGCACGCGGGCCGTGGGACTTCAAGCCGGCCCAGCGCTCCATCAAGGTGCATCCGGGCGAGCTGACCACGGTGATGTACGAGTTCCAGAACATCCAGAACCGCCGCATGGCCGCGCAGGCCATTCCCAGCTACGCGCCCCGCCAGGCGGCCGCGCACTTCAACAAGCTGGAGTGCTTCTGCTTCAACCAGTACACGCTGGAGCCGGGCGAGAAGCGCGAATGGCCCGTGGCCTTCGTCATCGATCCCAAGCTGTCCAAGGACGTGACGACGATCACGCTGTCCTATACCTTCTTCGAGGTGGGTGGCAAGACGCCCCCGGCGCCGGAGTCCACCGCCGCGCTGCCAGCGGCCGCCACGGCGGAGGCCGGCTCGTGA
- a CDS encoding cytochrome oxidase small assembly protein — protein sequence MATPEQKKANLRMALILASIAAAFFIGFLFRMTR from the coding sequence ATGGCGACCCCCGAGCAGAAGAAGGCCAACCTGCGCATGGCGCTGATCCTCGCCTCCATCGCTGCAGCGTTTTTCATCGGTTTCCTGTTCCGCATGACACGGTGA